The segment CTGCCCGCCCCAGCAACTCCAGACCGCGGGCAACCGCCGCGAAGCTTCCCCGCCCGTCCGCAGTCCGCCGATGCCGATCGTGGTCCGCCGCCCGCCCGTCGACGCTGACCCCGACCCGAATCCCGTGCTCGACCAGCAAGGCAACCATCGGCGCGTCGACCAGCACCCCGTTCGTCTGCATCCCGAGCTCGACGTCACACCCGTCCGGAAAGGCCGCCCGTGCCGCTTCCGCGAGCCGCGCGATCCGCTCCCGGCCGTACAGCAGCGGCTCTCCCCCATGCAGCAAGATCCGCACCTTCTCCAGCCCGTGCCGCCGTGCATGCTCCGCAAACCGCCCCAGCGCCGCGTCCCGAACCGTGTCCGACATCACCCGGGGCCGTTCCCGCCAGCTCTGATCCGCGTGCTCGTACACGTAGCAGTAGTCACAGGCGAGGTTGCACCGCTGATGAACCTTCAACACCAGCTCGCGAAACGGCACCCCCACCCCACCCGCAAGATCAAGTCCCGCGTACGGCCAGGGCGCCGCCCGAACGTGCCGCTCCCGAACCGCTTCCCGCCCCGCCACCGCCCCTCCCAGCCTACCCGACCGACCACAGCAGACACTCAAAGCCTAAGCAGCAAGCTTCCCCGCCCGCGCCCCGTGCCCTTTCCCACCACCCACCCCGAGCAACCAGAGGCCGCCCGCTGGACGCCGCAACAGGGCAGAGCGTCGGCAGCAATGTGGGAAGGGTCACCGGCGCACGGACGCCGCAGGCGGGCGCAATCAGCCTTGCGCGCTGAACGCGAAGAGGCCCCCTGCTCGCGTTTCCGCAAACAGAAGGCCTCTCATCTCGTAGCGGGGACAGGATTTGAACCTGCGACCTCTGGGTTATGAGCCCAGCGAGCTACCGAGCTGCTCCACCCCGCGTCGGTAGGTAAAGCTTAGCTCGTCCCCCACGCACCCCCCACACCGGGTCGGCTTTCCGCCTCCCCACCCCCACATTCCCATCCTGACCTGGCCTCCCGACTCCCTCATCAAAGGCCGCGGCAATGGAGGCCCCGCCCAGGCGCCTTCCAACCCTCAGGCCCGCCCAAGCCGGGTAGGTCGGCCGGGTCCAGTCGGAGCGCGGATGGGCGCATAGGGCAAGGCGGACCGGTGGAGCCGGGGTGGGTAGAAGCCGGCCGGACCGGCGGAGCACCCGACCAACAACGCCAGGCCCAGCCGACCCGGCGGGCCAAGAGCCAGGAAAGCCAGGAAAGCCGACCCGGTGGGGCAAGGCAAGGGCTAGGGCCAGCCGGCCCGGTGGGGCCACGGACCCGTAGAGCGCGCAGCCCGGTGGGCCAGCCAGCCCAGCGCGCGGCCAGCTCAGCTTCAGGGGAGGCCAGTTGGCCAGCGGGGCTGGCTGTCCGGTGAAGTCGGCGGTCCGCTGGGGGCGGGCGGGCCAGTGGGGATTGGCGGACGTGAGGCCTGACGGACCAGTGGGACGGGACGGGTGCGAGCCGGCCAATCAGAGGGGTCGGAAGGACCGTTGAAGGGTCAGGCCGATGGAGGACCAGGCCGATGGAGGACCAGGCCGATGGAGGAGCGGGCCGATGGAGGACCGGGCCGATGGAGGACCGGGCCGATGGGCCGGGCCGATGGGCCGGGCCGATGGGCCGGGCCGATGGGCCGGGCCGACGGAGGAGTCATAATGCCGGGCAGCCGGTGGAGCGAGCCGGCTCGCTGGACCCGCCAGGTCGGCGGGGCGAGCCAACCCGGCCAGAGCGAGCTAGTCCAGCCGGGCGAGCCAGGTCGGCGCGATGGGCCAGGCTGGCAGGCACGCGGCAGCGACCGTGACGACAGCGACAGCGACGGTCGGGCGGTCCGGCGCAGGTCGAACGCGCGTGACCGTACAACAAGGGGTTTTCGGCAAGCGCAAGCGATGCCACCCACAGCAACCACCGCAACGTGGGTTTCCGGGGCTCGGCCCCGGAGCAGAAACGCGAAGAGGCCTCCCACTCCGCGCTTTCCGCGGACAGGAGGCCCCTAGGACTCGTAGCGGGGACAGGATTTGAACCTGCGACCTCTGGGTTATGAGCCCAGCGAGCTACCGAGCTGCTCCACCCCGCGTCGGCTCACCAACACTAGCGCACTCGCTCCGGGGGCCGCAAAACGGCCCCCGGAGCGGTGCCGGGATCAACCGCCCGTGGTGGGGGCGGGGCTGGCGGCTCCGGACGGTGCCGGGGTGGCGCCGCCGCCTGCGGTGTTCTGGGCGGTCTGGAAGCGGGTCATCGCTTCGTCCAAGGCTTTCAGGGCCTCGCCCTGCTTGGCGAAGTCTCCGGCGATCTGTGCGTTGCGGAGGTCTTCGATGGCCTTGTCCACGTCGGCGGCGGCCTGCGCCAGTTCGGCGCTGATCGTGCCGGGTGGGGTGTTGTTGGCCGGCGGTGGCGTGTTGTTGTTGTTGCCCGGCGGTGGCGTGTTGTTGTTGCCGGCCGTCTTGCCGAGTTCGACGAGGGCTTTGAGGCCTTCGGTGAGGTTGTCCTCGAGCACCACGTAGGTGCCGCCGTCGCCGTAGGACATCAGGACCTTCTGCAGCAGCGGTGCCGCGCCTGCCTGGCTGCTCTTCACGTAGACGGGTTCCACGTAGAGGATGTCGTCGCCGAGGGGCAGCGAGATCAGGTTGCCGTACAGGACGGAGGCTTGCCCACCGCGGGTGAGCAGGGCCAGCTGCTGCGAGATGTTGTAGTTGTTGACCATCCGCTGATGCACCTGGACCGGGCCGGGGACCACGGTGTCGTCGGGTAGCTCCAGCACTTCGAGCTTGGGCTGGCCGTCGACGTACGACGCGGAGATCAGGGCGGCCATGTTCTCCCGGTTGGCCGGTGTGACGCCCGAGGTGAGCTGGAAGCGGGTCTCCTCCTGCTCGGGGAGTTTGACGTTCAGGTAGAACGGCGGCTGCTTGACACCGTTCTGCGGAGCGTCGGGGGCGTTCGGCACCTGCCAGAAGTCGTCACCGGAGAAGAAGGTGCCCGGGTCGGTGACGTGGAACTTGGTCAGCAGGTTGCGCTGCACCTTGAACAGGTCGGCCGGGTAGCGGAAGTGCGCGGCCAGGTCGGTCGGGATCTCCGCCTTGGGTACGACGAGGTCGCCACCGAACGCCTTGTTCCAGGCCTTCAGCACCGGGTCCTTCTCGTCGAACTCGTAGAGGGTGACCGTCCCGTCGTACGCGTCCACGGTCGCCTTCACCGAGTTGCGCATGTAGCTGACGTCGTCGCGGGCGAGCGCGAACGAGCCCTGCCCGGTCAATTCGTCCCGCGTCTCGGTGGCCAGGTTGATCTTCTGGGCGTACGGATAGGTCTGCGCCGTGGTGTAGCCGTCCAGGATCCAGGTGATCCGTCCGTTGACGACGGCCGGGTACGGGTCGCCGTCGATCGTCAGGAAGGGTGCCACCTTCTCGACCCGGTCACGCGGCGTACGGGTGTACATGAGCCGCGAGTCCTCGTTGACCGCATCGGAGAGCAGGAAGTTGCTCTCGGTGTTCTTGATGGCGAAGACCAGCCGGCGGAAGAACGAGCCGATCTCCACACCGCCCTTGCCCTCGTAGGTGTAGAGCACCGACGCGTCCGCGTTCTGCTCCTGCGGCCGGTCGAACTCGACGTTCTTGTTCGGGTCGGACTGACCGACGATCACGTACTCGGTGGACTGCTCGCCGTAGTAGATCCGCGGCTGCTCGGTCTTGATCAGGTCGGTGGCCGCGGTGCAGCTGTTGCCGGTGCGGGTCTCGGCGCCGAGGAAGCCGGAGACGAAGTACGGCAGGCCGGTGCCGCACACCTGGTTGGCCGGCGCCGCCACCAGGCCGTAGCCGTGGGTGTAGACGGTGTGCCGGTTGAGCCAGTTGCGCTGCTGGGCGGTGAGCTTGGCGTCGTTGATCTCACGGGCGCCGACCACGTAGTCCTGCGTCTTGCCGTCGATCGTGTAGCGGTCGACGTCGAGCTTCTCGCCGAAGTCGTAGAAGCCGCGGGACTGCTGGGACTGGGTGAACGCCTGGGAGACCAACTGCGGGTCGATCAGCCGTACGTTCTGCGCGCTGGTGTCGCCGCTCAGGCTCGCCGGCGGGGCGCCGCTGTTCGCGCTGTACTGCGTGACATCGGTCTGGGCGAGGCCGAACGCGTCCCGGGTGGCGTTGATGGACCGTTCGATGTACGGCCGCTCCTTGTCCGAGAGGCTGGGCTTGACCTGGAAGTTCTGCACGGCGAGCGGGTAGATGCCGCCGATCGCCACGGCCGAGATGGCCAGCAGCGCCAGCGAGACACCGGGCCAGACCAGGTTCCGCATCACCGCGTTGGAGAACACGATGATCGCGATTGCGACCACCACCGAGATGTACGCCAGGATCTCCTTCGCCGGGAGCAGCGCGTTCACGTCGGTGTAGCCGGCGCCGTACAGCCCCGGCGAGACGTGCTGCTCCAGCAGGAGGGCACGACGGTCCAGAACGTACGCCACGGCCTTGAGCAGCACGAAGATGGCGACCAGCGAGGTGAGGTGGGCGCGGGCCGCGGTGGTCATCCGGTCGCCGACGCCCTGCAGGCGGACGCCGCCGAAGATGTAGTGCACCGCGAGCGAGCCGAGCACCGAGAGCACCACCGCGGTGAACGCGACGCCGAGCAGGTAGCGCATCAGCGGGTACTCGAAGATGTAGAAGGAGATATCCACCTTGAACTCGGGGTCCTGGACCCCGAAGTCGCCACCGTTGCGGAACAGCATCCAGTCGCTCCACCGGGCCTGCGCGGAGAGACCCGCGAAGAACCCGATGATCAGGCTGATCACGGCGATCCAGGTGCCCAGGCGGGGCGCCAGGATCATCCGGTACCGCTCCAGGGTGGCCTGTTCCGCCGAGTGTGGGCGCAGCAGGGGGCGCAACCGGTACGCCAGGTAGAGGTTGCCCGCCACGACCAGTGTCATCAACGCGCCGATCACCAGGAACAGCGTGAGCCTGGTGAGCAGCATCCCGGAGAAGACGGCGGTGAAGTCGACCTCGGAGAACCACAAGTAGTCGGTGTAGGCGTCGATGCCCCAACCGAGCAGTGTGAAAAGAATGAAGACCCCGACCAGGACGCCGACGGTCACGCGACCGCGACGGCTCATCCTCGGTAGAGGACTGTTACGCATGACCAACGTTGGCTCCACACTTCGTCTGGCCGGTGTTTCACCTTACGATGTCGCATCCAGCTTCTATACGCGGCAGAACTGAGTCGTCACTACCGACGCGGGCATCACGCCGCCGAGCAGGGCTTGGGGGTCCCGCCGGCGGTGAAGGTCTGGAGCGCGGTGAGGGCGTCGTCCACGGTGGCCACCTCGGCCATGACCAGGCCGTCGACCGGGTTGCGCAACGCCTCCGCGCAGTTGTCCTTGGGCACCAGGAAGAGCTCGGCGCCGGCATCCTTGGCGCCCACGAGCTTCTGCGGGATGCCGCCGATCGCGCCAACGTTACCGTCGTCGTCGATGGTTCCGGTGCCCGCGATGATCTTGCCGCCGGTCAGGTCCTCCGGCTTGAGCTTGTCGATGATCCCGAGGGTGAACATCAGCCCGGCGCTCGGGCCGCCGATCTTGTCGAGGTCGATCTCGATGTCGAACGGGTTGGGCTGCTTGGTGCGGATGTCGATACCGATCCGCGGGGTGTCGTCGTCCTCGCCGGCCCGCGAGGTGACCTGGGCCGAGCCGGCCTTGCCGTCCCGCTCGTAGGAGACGGTCAGCGTGGTGCCGGCGGGCTTGGCCCGGACCAGCTCGGTGACCTGGCCCGGCCCGGCGATCGCGGTGCCGTCGACCGCGGTGATCACGTCGTCCTTCTGCAGCGCGCCGTCGGCCGGGCTGCCCTTCGTGACCTCGAACACGTAGGTCAGGACCGGGTATCCCAGCTCGCGCAGCGCCACCGTCTCGGCGCTGGTCTGCGACTGCCGCCACTCCTGGGCGTTCTGCTCCTGGACCTGCTTCTCGCTCTGGTCCGGCGGGTAGATCAGCTCGCGCGGGACGACCGCGTCCTCCCCGCTCAGCCAGCCGCGGATGGCCCACACCAGCTCCACCTGCGACTGCACATTGACGGTGGTGAGCCGGAGCTGGCCGGTGGACGTCGAGGTCTCGCCCTTCTTGACCTGGATGACCTCGGTGCCGTTGTCCGAGCCGAGGGTGTTGACCGTGGGTCCGGGTTTGAGCACCACGTAGGGCAGGGGTGCGACCATGACACCGGCTGCCAGGAGAGCGGTGATCAGGGCGCCGAGGATGACGGTGACTCCGCGACGTCTCATGCGCGTGAGCGTACCCACTCTGTCTGAGTTCTCTCTGAGCTGACTCCGCCCTCGGTCCGCTACGAGCATTTCGCGCGTACCGTTGTGGTCGTGCCTGATATCCCGTTCGGCTTCCAACTGCCGGGCGCTCAGCCGCCCGACCCCTCCGACCCGCAGCAGATGCAGCAGTTCATGGCGCAGCTGCAGCAGATGTTCGCCGCGCCCGGCAGTGGCCCGGTCAACTGGGACCTGGCCCGGCAGGTCGCCGCCAGCCAGCTCTCGGCGACCGGCGATCCGGCGGTGAACATGCTGGAGCGCCACCAGGTCGAGGAGGCGCTGCGACTCGCCGACCTCTGGCTCGACCCGGTCACCGCGCTTCCCAGCGGCATCCACAAGGCCGTCGCGTGGAACCGCAACGAGTGGATCTACAACACCCTCGACGTGTGGAAGAAGCTGTGTGAGCCGATCGCCGGCCGCATGGTGGGCGCCATGGGCGACCTGGTGCCGGAGGAGGCCCGGGCGCAGCTCGGCCCGATGGCCTCGATGGTCGCCACCCTCGGTGGCGCGCTCTTCGGCGGCCAGCTCGGGCAGGCCTTCGGCCAGCTCGCCGCGGAGGTGCTCTCCGCGGGCGACATCGGGCTTCCGCTGGGCCCCGCGGGCACGGCCGCACTGATTCCGTCCAACATCAAGGCGTACGGGTCCGGGCTCGAACTTCCCGAGGACCAGGTGCGGCTGTACGTGGCTCTTCGCGAAGCGGCCCACCAGCGGCTCTTCGGGCACGTCCCGTGGCTGCGGGCGCACGTGCTGAGCGCCGTCGAGACATATGCGAACGGCATCACCGTGAACCGGGAGGCGATCGAGGAGGCGATGAGCCGCGTCGACCCGACCGATCCCGAGTCGATGCAGGCGATGGCTCTGGAGGGCATCTTCACTCCGGAGGACACGCCCCAGCAGAAGGCCAGTCTGGCCCGCCTGGAGACGGCGCTCGCGCTGGTCGAGGGCTGGGTCGGCCACGTCGTCGACAACGCCGCCGGCGACCGGCTGCCGTCGGTGGCCGCGCTCGGTGAGGCGTTCCGCCGGCGCCGGGCGGCCGGTGGGCCGGCCGAGCAGACCTTCGCCGCCCTGGTCGGCCTGGAGCTGCGGCCGCGCCGGCTGCGCGAGGCCGGCGCCCTGTGGGCCGCGGTCACCGAGAACCGCGGCATCGCCGGGCGCGACGCGCTCTGGGACCACCCGGACCTGCTGCCCACCGACGACGACTTCGCCGACCCGGAGTCGTTCGCCCGCAGCCGGTCGGACTGGGACATCAGCGAGCTGGAGGGGCTGGAGGACGGCCCGAAGGAGGACTAACCGCCGAGCAGGGCGCGGGTGTTCTCCCAGCCCTCCAGGGCGACGTCCAGCGTCGCCAGCTCGGCCGGACCGCGCAGACGGCGCCAGTGCGGGGTGGACGTGACGTCCCCCGGCACCGGCGCCGTCTTGCGCAGCAGCTGGGCCGAGGCGCTGTCCAGGTCGTGGTCGACGAGCCAGCCGGGCGCCGGCAGGCCGGTGGCGACGCCGAAGAGGCCACCGCCGGGTCCGCCGGGTGCGACCGCGACAGCTTTGCTGTCCAGCGGCCGTAGCAGCTTGCCGAGGGTCATGCCGGGTACGTCCGGCGCGTCTGCGGCGATCACAGCGGCCTGGTCGAACCCGTCCTCGGCGGCCGCTGCCAGCACCGGCAGCACCGTGGGCGCGGGAATCTCGTAGATCCGGGTGCCCGGCCAGGCGATCTCCTCGGCCAGCTCCCGATCGGCCGGCACGGCGGCGATCGCGGCCTCCGCCTGGGCCAGGCGGGCCAGCAGGTCCACCACGTCCTCGGCCATCGCGGAGCGCCAGGCTCGCAGGTCGACGCCGGGTGGGCTCCAGGACACCGGCACCAGCATCGCCACAACCACCCGCCGCGTCACGGGTCGAGCTTAGAGCCTCATTGGCCCTCGGAGCCTTACTGGTCGACCATCACCAGACTGCCGGCAGCGGAGACACCCTCGAGGTAACCGCGGGCGCGCTCGGCCTTGGGGAACCGGTTGACCAGGTCCCAGAAGCGGGTGTTGTGGCTCGGCACGACGAGGTGGGCCAGCTCGTGCAGCAGCACGTAGTCGATGACCCAGTCGGGCATCTCCTGGATCCGGTGCGAGATCCGGATCGTGGCGTCGTCCGGCGTGCAGGAGCCCCAGCGGCCGTTCTGGTTGGTCACCCAGCGGACGCTGGCCGGAGCCACCCGGTCCGCGTGATCGGCCAGGTACCGGTTGGTCAGGCGGCGGGCGCGGGCCAGCAGCTCAGCATCGGTACACCGCAAGCGTTCCTCACGGGCGGCGAGCCGGGCGAGCATCCGCTCGACCCACTCGGTCTCCTCGGCCCGGGAGAAACGGTCCGGGATGAGTACCACGACTCGCTCACCGTCGCGATACGCGGACACCGTCCGGCGCCGACGCTGACTGCGCCGCACTTCCACGACAGGCTTGCGCACGCGGGCAGCCATCATCGGCTCGCGCGGCCCAGATTCGGGTTCACGTTGTGACGCTAATCCGGATGCCCCTGGTCACCGCAAGAGTACGGGCAATGACTGTCACGGAAAATGCGCACTTCGCCCTGATATACCCGAAAAAATTTTCCTCACGGGCAACAGCGGAGACTTCCGTCAACCTAGACCATCGTCGACTCACTGCTATCCCGCACTCGAATATCCGTTTTGGGACCTTCTGAAGGGATTCGTCGGCGTGTCCCGGCAAACCTGGCGGAAAAGGATAGTTCGTACCGGCACACTCGCTTCGTCGGCGAGACCGCCGACGCTGCGTTGACATGGAACCGGCCTGACCTGGGTAAGTGACCGCCCCGGACGGGTGGCCACATCCGCGTGGCCGCGCAAGCGGTCCAGCGCCGCAGACAGGTTCGCGCCCGTCGCCGCGAACGAGGCACAGGGCCGAGCGGCCGACGAGAACGATGAGGAGGAACCGTGGCCGACAACACCACGTACA is part of the Actinoplanes sp. NBC_00393 genome and harbors:
- a CDS encoding UPF0182 family membrane protein, with the protein product MSRRGRVTVGVLVGVFILFTLLGWGIDAYTDYLWFSEVDFTAVFSGMLLTRLTLFLVIGALMTLVVAGNLYLAYRLRPLLRPHSAEQATLERYRMILAPRLGTWIAVISLIIGFFAGLSAQARWSDWMLFRNGGDFGVQDPEFKVDISFYIFEYPLMRYLLGVAFTAVVLSVLGSLAVHYIFGGVRLQGVGDRMTTAARAHLTSLVAIFVLLKAVAYVLDRRALLLEQHVSPGLYGAGYTDVNALLPAKEILAYISVVVAIAIIVFSNAVMRNLVWPGVSLALLAISAVAIGGIYPLAVQNFQVKPSLSDKERPYIERSINATRDAFGLAQTDVTQYSANSGAPPASLSGDTSAQNVRLIDPQLVSQAFTQSQQSRGFYDFGEKLDVDRYTIDGKTQDYVVGAREINDAKLTAQQRNWLNRHTVYTHGYGLVAAPANQVCGTGLPYFVSGFLGAETRTGNSCTAATDLIKTEQPRIYYGEQSTEYVIVGQSDPNKNVEFDRPQEQNADASVLYTYEGKGGVEIGSFFRRLVFAIKNTESNFLLSDAVNEDSRLMYTRTPRDRVEKVAPFLTIDGDPYPAVVNGRITWILDGYTTAQTYPYAQKINLATETRDELTGQGSFALARDDVSYMRNSVKATVDAYDGTVTLYEFDEKDPVLKAWNKAFGGDLVVPKAEIPTDLAAHFRYPADLFKVQRNLLTKFHVTDPGTFFSGDDFWQVPNAPDAPQNGVKQPPFYLNVKLPEQEETRFQLTSGVTPANRENMAALISASYVDGQPKLEVLELPDDTVVPGPVQVHQRMVNNYNISQQLALLTRGGQASVLYGNLISLPLGDDILYVEPVYVKSSQAGAAPLLQKVLMSYGDGGTYVVLEDNLTEGLKALVELGKTAGNNNTPPPGNNNNTPPPANNTPPGTISAELAQAAADVDKAIEDLRNAQIAGDFAKQGEALKALDEAMTRFQTAQNTAGGGATPAPSGAASPAPTTGG
- a CDS encoding YlbL family protein, which produces MRRRGVTVILGALITALLAAGVMVAPLPYVVLKPGPTVNTLGSDNGTEVIQVKKGETSTSTGQLRLTTVNVQSQVELVWAIRGWLSGEDAVVPRELIYPPDQSEKQVQEQNAQEWRQSQTSAETVALRELGYPVLTYVFEVTKGSPADGALQKDDVITAVDGTAIAGPGQVTELVRAKPAGTTLTVSYERDGKAGSAQVTSRAGEDDDTPRIGIDIRTKQPNPFDIEIDLDKIGGPSAGLMFTLGIIDKLKPEDLTGGKIIAGTGTIDDDGNVGAIGGIPQKLVGAKDAGAELFLVPKDNCAEALRNPVDGLVMAEVATVDDALTALQTFTAGGTPKPCSAA
- a CDS encoding zinc-dependent metalloprotease, whose amino-acid sequence is MPDIPFGFQLPGAQPPDPSDPQQMQQFMAQLQQMFAAPGSGPVNWDLARQVAASQLSATGDPAVNMLERHQVEEALRLADLWLDPVTALPSGIHKAVAWNRNEWIYNTLDVWKKLCEPIAGRMVGAMGDLVPEEARAQLGPMASMVATLGGALFGGQLGQAFGQLAAEVLSAGDIGLPLGPAGTAALIPSNIKAYGSGLELPEDQVRLYVALREAAHQRLFGHVPWLRAHVLSAVETYANGITVNREAIEEAMSRVDPTDPESMQAMALEGIFTPEDTPQQKASLARLETALALVEGWVGHVVDNAAGDRLPSVAALGEAFRRRRAAGGPAEQTFAALVGLELRPRRLREAGALWAAVTENRGIAGRDALWDHPDLLPTDDDFADPESFARSRSDWDISELEGLEDGPKED
- a CDS encoding M48 metallopeptidase family protein: MAARVRKPVVEVRRSQRRRRTVSAYRDGERVVVLIPDRFSRAEETEWVERMLARLAAREERLRCTDAELLARARRLTNRYLADHADRVAPASVRWVTNQNGRWGSCTPDDATIRISHRIQEMPDWVIDYVLLHELAHLVVPSHNTRFWDLVNRFPKAERARGYLEGVSAAGSLVMVDQ